The Nitrospira sp. CR1.1 nucleotide sequence GGGACTTCGCTGCCGTCCTTGCGCCGGGCGAACAGATCCCGTCCAACGCCCATCGCGCGTGGTTGCGGATGGGCGGCGAATCCGGCGCGGTAGTGTATATGTGGCGGGCGGAAGCGCTCCGGAATGAGCAGCTCGACCGGCTGCCCGATGAGCTCCTCGTGCGTGTAGCCGAACAGCGTGGTCGCCTGCCGGTTCGCCAGCCTGATGCCGCCGTCTGGACCGACCATCAGGACGGCGTTCGGTGAGAATTCGACCAACAGGCGGAACCGCTCGTCGCTCTTTCCTTGTGTCGTCATGGTTTTCGTGTCTCGATGAGGTCCGATGCTTCCTAAGAAGCCAGGCTGCTGTCACTCAATGGCGCTTGTCTCCTGCTTTGTGTCGTGTGTAGGATGGCGTCGTAGAGATCTTCGGCCGCCGCCTCCTTCGTCATGATGCGGACCGCGCCGGCCCGCTTCATGGCCTCTTGATTCTCTCCCTCGGCATTCACCGACAGTCCAATAATGATCGTCTCCGGATACTGGAGTTTGACCTGCGTCGTCTCCTCGATCCCGTTGATGTCCATGACCACCACCGCTGGCCGCAGCTGGTCCACGAGATGGACGGCCTCCTCGCCGCTTCCCGCTTCGCCGACGACCTGAATATCCGCATAGGCATCCAAGACCGACCGCAGCACATGTGTTTTGAGAGACGGCCGCATCGGACTACACACGTTTCACCGCTCCGAGAATGGCATCATAGAGATCTTCGGTCGCCGCTTCCTTGGTCATTAGCCGAACCGCACCGGCCCGCTTCATCGCGACGGCGTTGTCGTCGCCGATATTCACGGAGATGCCAATAATCGTGGTCTCCGGCCATTTGATCTTAATCTGTGTCGTCGCTTCAATCCCATTCATGGGCGGCATGTTGATGTCCATGATCACCACCTGCGGTCGGAGTTCGTCGACGAGTTTCACTGCCTCAACGCCATCCCGCCCTTCGCCGACGAACTCACGCACGGTGCTTCCGAGGATGTGCTCCTTTTCAACACCGAACCATGTGGTGAAGGCTTCGTTGACCGAAACATAGCGGCGTTCGATATCCAGATAAAAGATGAGCGCCGGGACGCTGTTGCTGAGCAATTCCAGATGCTGCTCGCTCTTGCGAAGGGCTTCCTCCACCTGTTTGCGCTCGGTGATGACGCGCATGATCTTCGACGCGCCGAGGATGTCGCCCTGTTTGTCTCGAATAGGCGTAATGGTGAGCGACACGGCAATATCCCGGCCGTCTTTGCACCTTCGCACGGTTTCATAGTGCCTGATGGATTCACCAGCCCTGAGCCGATCAAGAATGATCCGCTCTTCGTCCATTCGATCAGGCGGAAAGAGCAAAGTCACCGGTCGACCGATCATTTCAAGCGCTGTATAGCCCAGCAAGTCCTGTGCTCCCCTGTTCCAACTTGTGATGGTGCCCTGTAGATCTTTGCTGATGATGGCGTCGCCGGTGCTTTCGACGATTGCCGCCAATTTCGCCTGCTCCTGTTCGGCCCGCAAGATGTTGTCCACGTCCGTCACCGAGCCAACCCATCGGTTGACTTTTCCCTGGTCATTGCGCACAGGCAACGCCGCGCGATTACCCAGGCATAGTATACGTCTATACGGCGCAACCGTTGTTGGGATTCGAACAGCACGCAGTTCTCCATACTATGAAGCCATTGATCAAGATTCGCCGCGCGATTCTCGGGATGCAGGGCATCGGCCCATCCGTGACCCGATAGTTGCTCGGGTGTC carries:
- a CDS encoding response regulator yields the protein MRPSLKTHVLRSVLDAYADIQVVGEAGSGEEAVHLVDQLRPAVVVMDINGIEETTQVKLQYPETIIIGLSVNAEGENQEAMKRAGAVRIMTKEAAAEDLYDAILHTTQSRRQAPLSDSSLAS
- a CDS encoding PAS domain S-box protein encodes the protein MDNILRAEQEQAKLAAIVESTGDAIISKDLQGTITSWNRGAQDLLGYTALEMIGRPVTLLFPPDRMDEERIILDRLRAGESIRHYETVRRCKDGRDIAVSLTITPIRDKQGDILGASKIMRVITERKQVEEALRKSEQHLELLSNSVPALIFYLDIERRYVSVNEAFTTWFGVEKEHILGSTVREFVGEGRDGVEAVKLVDELRPQVVIMDINMPPMNGIEATTQIKIKWPETTIIGISVNIGDDNAVAMKRAGAVRLMTKEAATEDLYDAILGAVKRV
- a CDS encoding PAS domain S-box protein, translated to MSNTCSPILEEGRPTGAVVIVHDITVRKRFEERLGESEVRFRTLAEAVPSFLFETDAAGGNIWMSEEWCRFTGRTPEQLSGHGWADALHPENRAANLDQWLHSMENCVLFESQQRLRRIDVYYAWVIARRCLCAMTREKSTDGLAR